A stretch of DNA from Aliarcobacter thereius LMG 24486:
CATAAGAACATCTAGTCCTTTTTCATCTCTAAAGTACTCAGCCATTGTAAGTCCTGTTAGAGCAATTCTATTTCTTGCACCTGGTGGCTCACTCATTTGTCCGTAGCACAGAGCAACTTTATCAAGAACATTTGAATCTTTCATCTCATGGTAAAGGTCATTTCCTTCTCTTGTTCTTTCTCCAACTCCTGCAAATACAGAATATCCAGAGTGTTTAAACGCAACATTATGAATTAATTCCATAATAATAACCGTTTTTCCAACTCCAGCTCCACCAAATAATCCAACTTTTCCACCTTTTGAATATGGTGCAAGAAGGTCAACTACTTTGATTCCTGTTTCAAACATTTCTGTTTTTGTTGATTGCTCTTCAAAACTTGGAGCTGCTCTATGAATAGACCATCTTTCAGTTTCAGCTGGAATTGCTGCACCTTCGTCAACTGGATCTCCAATAACGTTAAAAATTCTTCCTAGAACTGCTTCACCAACTGGAACTTTAATAGGACCACCTGTTGCAACACACTCTTGTCCTCTAATTAGACCTTCTGTCATATCCATTGCAATAGCTCTAACTCTACTATCACCAATATGAGCAGCAACTTCTAATACAAGTCTATCTTTATTTTTATCAGCTAAAGTAACATCAATAGCTTCATTAATTTCTGGTAAGTACCCGTCGAACTCTACGTCAACAACAGGACCCATTACCTGAATAATTTTACCTTTCATTTAGGGCGTCTCCTTCTTAAATTATTTTAATGCTTCAACACCACTGATAATCTCTATCAGCTCTGTTGTAATTGCAGCTTGTCTTGCTTTGTTATACTCAACCGTTAAACTATTAACTTTCTCTTTTGCATTCTTTGTAGCAGCTTCCATAGCTTGCATTCTAGCACTATGTTCAGCAGCTAAAGAGTCAATTAATGCATAATACATATTAAAATCAATATATTTATCAGTTAATTCTCTTAAAACTTCGTCATCATCATCTGGCTCAATATTAAGCATAGATGTAGCTTCAGTAATCTCAACTTTTTCTAAACTAATAGGTAAAAGTTCTCTTACTCTCATCTCTTGAGTAAGCATATTTAAAAACCCATTATAAACAATTATAACTTTATCAGTAAGTTCATTTTTAAAGTCTTCAACAGACTCTTTAATAAACTCTGAAGCTTTTTCATATGATGGAGCTGAAGATAACTCTATTGCTTTTTGTTCTAAAGTTTGCCCTTGAAATGTAAAGAAATCAATCCCTTTTCTTCCAGCAGCTCTTAATCTTACTTTTGAGCCTTTAGCTTCATATTCGCTTATTAATTTATTAACAGTTTTAATAGTATTCATATTAAAACCACCACAAAGTCCTTTATCAGCTGTTACAAAAACTATATCAACTGTTTTTGGATTTTCATTTTGAACAAATGCTCGTCCTAAATTACCATCCTCTTGAACTTTGCTAACTCGTGCTGCAATATCAGATAAAACTTCATTAATCTTTACTGCATAACTTCTAGATTGTTCAGACAATTGTCTTGTTCTAGTAAGTTTTGCAGAAGATACAAGCTTCATAGCTTTTGTAGTTTTCTCTGTATTCTTTACACTTCCAATTTTTATTTTTATCTCTTTTAAGTTAGCCATAGACTAATCCTTAATTTGCATTAAATACAGTTTTAAACTCTTCTAATGCAGCTTTTAATTTTGTTTCTGTACCTTCGTCAAGTTTTTGACTTGATTTAATAGCACTTAAAATATCTGAATATTTTTGCTCGATGAATGGATGTAACTCGTTTTCAAATCTTACAACATCTTTAACTGCAATGTCATTTAAATAACCTTTTGTTCCAGCATAAATGATTACAATTTGTTTTTCAATAACAAGTGGTTTATTTACACCTTGTTTTAAAACTTCAACCATTCTTTGTCCAAGTTCTAACTCTTTTCTTGTAGCTTCATCAAGATCAGATGCAAACTGTGCGAATGCTTCTAGCTCTCTATATTGTGCTAAAGAAAGTTTTAGTGTACCAGCAACTTGTTTTGTAGCTTTAATTTGTGCAGCTCCACCAACTCTTGAAACTGATAAACCAACATTAATTGCAGGTCTAATTCCTGAGTTAAATAAGTTTGTTTCTAAGAATATTTGTCCATCAGTAATAGAAATTACGTTTGTTGGAATATATGCAGCAACATCTCCTGCTTGAGTCTCAATGATTGGTAGTGCAGTCATAGAACCAGCACCTTGTTCATCACTCATTTTTGCAGCTCTTTCAAGTAGTCTTGAATGTAAGTAGAATACATCTCCTGGGTAAGCTTCTCTTCCTGGAGGTCTTCTTAAAATTAATGACATTTCTCTATATGCAACAGCATGTTTTGATAAATCATCATAAATAATTAATGCGTGTTTTCCATTATCTCTAAAGAATTCACCCATTGTAACACCCGCATATGGTGCTAAAAATTGTAATGTTGATGAATCAGCAGCACTTGCATTAACAACAATTGTATAATCCATAGCTCCTGCTTCTTCAAGTGTTCTTACAACTGAAGCAACTGAAGATGATTTTTGACCAATTGCAACATAAATACAAATTACATTTTCACCTTTTTGGTTTAAAATTGTATCAATAGCAACTGTTGTTTTACCTGTTTGTCTATCTCCAATAATAAGCTCTCTTTGTCCTCTTCCAATTGGAACTAATGCATCAATAGCTTTAATACCAGTTTGTAATGGTTCGTGAACAGATTTTCTAGCCATAATTCCAGGAGCTTTTTCCTCAACATATCTTCTTTCTGTTGTAGCAATAGCACCTTTACCATCAATTGGTTCACCAAGAGCATTTACAACTCTTCCAACTAATGCTTCTCCAACTGGAACTTCAAGTAGTTCTCCAAGTCTTTTACAAGAAGTACCTTCTCTAAGTCCATTTCCACTTCCAAGAACAACAATACCAACTGAAGATTCTTCTAAGTTCGAAGCCATACCTTTTTCGCCATTCTCGAACTCAACCATTTCACCAGCCATAACATTTTTAAGACCGTAAACTTGAGCAATTCCATCTGCATAAGAGATAATCTTACCAGTTTCATTTACATCTACATTTAATTCAAAGTTATCAATTCTTTCTTTAATGATCGAACTGATTTCGTCTGCTTGAATCTTTGCACCCATTCAATTTCTCCTTTATTAAGTTCTAAACTGCTTTTAAAATATGATTGATTAACTGAGTTTTTAATCTATCTTTAGAAAAAGATATTTCAACACCAAGCCCATCAATATCAACTTTAATTCCATCATAGTCACAAACATTTTGTGATAATGAAAGTTTTACATCAAATTTTTTACTAAATTGTTCTTCAATAGAAGTAATACTTTTTGTTGGAAGTTCTTTATTTGTATAAATAACACCAATAAAATTATTATTTAATTTTGCAATTTGATTTTCTAACTCTGTTGCAACAAATGGAATAATTTCTAATCTTCTTTTTTCACCAAGAAGTTTAATAAAATTTTCCAAAGATTTTTCAGGGTTTTCAATTATAGATAAAACAAACTCAACTTTTGCAACTTCATTTATCTCTGAAGAAGCTAAAATTGATTTAAATTTATCATTAGAAAACGCTTTTGCAACACTATTTAGTTTTTTACTAAAACTACTAATTTCTTTAAGATCTCTTGCTTCAAGTAAAGCTTTTACATATCTTTTTGCTACTAAATCCTTCATTATGCTACCTTTTTAAGAACAATATCAACTAATTCATCTTGTGATAAATTAATAGTATCAGAATTTAATAGTTCATCAAGAATTGAAGCTACAACATCTTTTTTCACTTTTGAAAGTTCAACTTTCATCATCTCGTCAAAATTTTTATTTAAATTTGCAATCTCTGCTTCAACAGCCACTAAAACTTTTTGTTTAATAGCATCAATATCAGCTTTTGCACTTTCAATAATTTCAGCTGAAATTCTTTTTGCATCTTCTGATTTTTTAACTGCTTCTAGTTTTTTCTCTTCTGAAGCTTTTTTTGTATCTTGAACTTTATCTAATTCAGCTTGAATACCTAAAGTTCTAGCAACAAAAAATGCTTTAATTCTATTAGCAAGTAAATACCAAATAATTGAAGCAAAAATTATAAAGTTAACGGTTCTTTGAACTATATCATAGTTCGTTTCCGCACCATCATTTGCAAATATTGCAACTGGTAACATAGCTAGGGCTACAATTAAAATCGCTTTATACATCATCACTTCCTAAATAGAATTTAGCTTGTTTTTCAAGCTATCATTAAATTGTGGCATTGATGACAATAAAGAGGATTTTAATGCTTTTGCTTCGTCCTGTAAGCTATTTTTAAATTCAGCCACTTTCGTATCTAAATTTAATCTTTCACTTGCAAGTTTAACATCTGCACTATCTTTTGCTTCTTTGTAAGCTTGTTCTCTAATAGCTGCTGCTTCTCTTTTAGCTTTTGAGATAATCTCATTAGCTTCCACTAAAAGCTCATCAACATCACTGCTGTTTGATTTTGCTTCTTCTAAATCATCTTTAATTTGAGAACTTCTCATATCCATATGATTTAATAGTGGTTTGAATAGACGACTATTTAGTATAACAAGAACTATAAGAAAGATAATAGCTGAGCTAAGCATTAGTATAGGACTTATGTCTAACATTCATTCCTCCATATTTTTACAGTTTAGTTTAACTAAAACGTTTATATTTTAGCAAATAAATATATAAGGAAATATTAAAAAGGGATAAATTTATAGTTTTTTTTATTTATTGTATATTTAAGTAACTAATAATTCTATCTATATCCTCTTGAGAATTAAATGTTATTTTAATTGAGTTTTTATCTATCTTAGCTTTGATTTTATCTTCTTTTAATATATTTAAAAAACTCTCAAGAGTTTGAGTATTGTAACTTTTTGTAACAATATTACTTTTTACTTTGTTTTTACTCTCTTTAAAATCTTTGATTAGTTTTTCACATTGTCTTACAGATAAATCTTCTTCAATAATTTTATCACAAATAGTTTTTTGCATTTCATTATCTAGACCAATCATAACTTTTGCATGACCTGCACTAATTTTTGAAGATGATAAATATTGTTGAACATACGAACTTAATTGTAATAGTCTTAATGTATTTGTAATAGAAGTTCTACTTTTTGAAACTTTTTTTGATAACTCTTCATGAGTTATATTATGTTCATTTAAAAGCTGTGCATAGCAAAATGCTAGTTCTATTATATTTAAATCTTCTCTTTGAATATTTTCTATTAAAGCTAATTCTCTTAACTTTAGTTCATCACTATTCATTATAACAGCATTTATTTCATCAATAGATGCCATTTTATGTGCTCTTAACCTTCTTTCTCCAGCAATAAGAGTATAAGTTTCATCATCATTTTTTGTAACAACAATAGCTTGTAAAAGCCCATGCTCTTTTATAGAATCACTTAATTCTTTAAGTTTATCTTCATCAAATATTTTTCTTGGCTGATTTGGATTAACTTTTATTAAAGAGATTTTTATTTTATTTATATCATTATTTGATACATTTTTATTTGAATTTGAATTCCCATAAGCAGTTTCAACTTCTCCTAAAAGTTCTCCTAATCCTCTTCCTAATGCCATTTTACTTCCTATTTTCATAACAATTAACCAATTATTGCTTTTGCTAAATTTTCATAAGCTTTTGTGCCAATGCTTGAGATATCATAAAGCATAATAGGTTTACCAAAACTTGGACTTTCTGCTAATTTGATATTTCTTGGAATAACAATATATGAATCATCATCAACCTTAAAAAGTTTATTCTCAAAATGTTGTGCAAGATCTGCAAAAACTTGCTTTGAAAGATTATTCTGAGAAGAGTACATTGTTGGTAAAAAACCTTTTATCTCTAAATTTTTATTAATAGTTTGTCTTACTAATTTTATTGTATTTAAAAGCTGTGCTAAACCTTCTAATGCAAAAAACTCACATTGAATTGGTATCAAAACAGAAGTTGATGCACCTAAAGTATTTATTGTAATTGGTCCTAAAGCAGGTGGAGAATCAATAATTACATAATCATAATCATCTTTTACCGTATCAATTTTTCTTTTTAAAACAAGTTCTCTCTCATTTGTATTTTTGTAGAATTCTTTTTCAATTCCAACTAAGCCAATATTTGAAGGAGCAACTTTTAGATTTTCTATTTCAGAATCTAAAATAATTTCTGATAGTTCTTTTGTTCCTAGCATAACATGATAAATATTATACTCATATGTATCTCTATGAAAACCTAAAGAAGTTGTTGCATTTGCTTGTGGATCTGCATCAATTAAAAGCACTTTCTTACCATCAAGTGCAAGAGCTGCACTTAAATTTACAGCAGTAGTAGTTTTTCCTACTCCACCTTTTTGATTTGCTATTGAAATAATTTCTGTCATCTTAAACTAAACACCTTTTTATCTTCAATTTGTATAGAACCATCGCTATTTAAAATAGCACTCGCAAGTGAATGTTTCTTCCCATCAATATTTACTTGGAATTCTTTTGAATGTCTAAATTCTATCTGAAAAATACTAAAAATTTGCTTCCATGAGATTTTTTTCTCTACTATTTCGAAATACTCTTTTAGTAAATCTTCTATATTAACTTCTATATCCAAAACCCCAAACTCTTCACTTGTTTTTACAAGATTTAAACCTATTCCACAAAACAGAAAATCTTTTGTTGTTGATGTAATTGCCCCACCTATTTTCTTATTTTCTAAGTAAAAATCATTTGGCCACTTTATAAATAGTTTTGATGATTTTTTAGACAATATATCTTTTAAAATAGTTGTAAAATAAATTGTTGCACTTTGAAGTGGTAAATCTTCTGGCAAATCTTCTCTTTTTACAACAAAAGAAAAAAGAAGATTTCCTTCAACAGCACTCCAAGAATTTCCTCTGCTTCCAACTCCATCTGTTTGCATATTAGCAAGGATACAAGTTGCTTCTTCAAAGCCATTTTTTTCTACATACTCTTTTAAATACTTTTGTGTTGAATCAACTGTTTTTAATCTTAATATTTTCATTTTGTAATTATATATAATTTATTTAAAAGAGTTTATTAATTATAATCAAATCTTTTAAGGAGAATAAGTATGCTAGACCCCGTTTTACCGATAGCTGTTTTTCTTTTGATTGGTTACTTATTTAAAGTATTCTTTCAAGACAATTCAAAACAGCTTGTAGATTTTATTATCTATTTTTCGCTTCCAGCGATTGTTTTTTCGAAAATTTATCCACTTGATTTAAATTTGAATATATTGTGGTTAATTTTAATGTTTAATGCAATAATTTTTGCTAATTTATTTTTATCTTATTTAATAGGTAAGTTACTAAAACTAAACAGAATATCACTTGCTACATTTATGATTATGGCTACTTTTGGTAACACATCTTTTATAGGTTTTTCATATATTGATGCATTTTATGGTCAAGACTTTATTGTATATGGTTTGATTTATGATATTTTTGGTTCATTTTTAATCTTAGTTTCTGTTGGAATGATGATAATTACTTGGGGAAGTGGAAGAAAAAATAGTATTAATTCTATATTCAAATCTATTTTTCTTTTCCCACCAGTTATTATGTTTTTTATCACTATTCTTGCAAAAAATTTTGAAATACCTAAGTTTATACTTTTTACAAGTGAAAACTTAGCTTCAACTTTAGTTCCAATAGCAATGATTGCAATTGGTATGAAACTTGAACTTAAAAATATTTTCTCAAAATTCCATATTGTAACTATTGCTGTTATTCTAAAAATGATTTTCGTACCTATTGTTGTACTTTTTATATTTAATCATTTTTATAATATTGATGAAACTTGGATAAAAGTAACTATAATTGAAGTTGCTATGCCACCTATGACTATGGCTGCTGTTTTGGCTATAAAAGGTGGATTAGATGAAAAGATAGCTATAAATTCATTGGTTTTAGGTGTAATTGTAAGTTTATTTACAATTACTTTATTTACAAACTTCTTGGCATAAAAAAAGCTCAGTTACAAACTGAGCTTTTTTATATTTATTAATATTTTTCTATTTTAAAATATCTTTAATTTTTAATCTTTGACCTTTTATATAATCAACACTAGATATTGTATTTTTTGAAGGAGCTTGAAGAGTTTTTATTTTTATACTACCTTTTTTACATCCTACAATAATATTATCACTATTTATATCTAAAATTTCACCTTCAATGTTTTGTGAATTCTCTTCTATTAATTCAATCTCTTTTAATTTTAATCCTGAAGATAAAAATATCTGTGGCCAGAAACTATATGCTTTATATTTTAGAAATAGATCTTTAGCACAAGAAAAATTTACTTCTCCATTATCTTTTTTGATTTTTTTACAGTAACTTGTTTTGCTACTGTTTTGTTTTATTGGACTCAATTTATCATAATTATCTAAAGTTATTATTGTAAGATTTGCAGCTATTATTGACAACTTTTCAAAAGCCTCACTCACATATAAATCTTTTTGATTCTTTAAATATGAAAAACCTAAAATATCTCCACAATCTAATCCTTCTTCCATAAACATAGAAGTAACTCCAAGATATTTATCATCATTCAAAATTCCTTCTTGAATAGGACTAGCTCCTCTATATTTTGGAAGAATTGAAGCATGTAGATTGATACAAGGAGCAATAGCTAAAATCTCTTTTGGTAATATCTGTCCATAAGCTGCAACTATGATAAAATCGGGTTCAAGCTCTTTTATTGAAATATATGCTACTAGATTATCTTTTAATTTTTTTGGCTGTAAAATAGGAATATCTAACTTATTATCAAGGCAATATTGCTTTATATGTGGTGGAGTTAAAATCTGTTTTCTTCCTACTGGTTTATCTTCTTGTGTAAATATTCCTACAACTTCATATTTATCATTATTTTTTAATAACTCTTCTAAAATTTTACTTGCATAAGATGGAGTTCCCATAAAAACTATTCTTTTCAAATTCTCTCCTTACTTAATTACTATTTTTTAAATAGTGTTCCACTATTATGTTTTCCATAAAATAAAAAATCATAAGCATTTGTTAAATCAAAACCACTACTTAAATACATTGGTATATTATTTTGCATTAAAAAATCTGCTGCTTTCAGTTTTGTAACTATTCCACCTGTTGCAAATTTTGAGTTTGCACTTGGTTTTTTATCTAATTCTTCTTCGCTTATACTATTTACTATTTTAAACATTTTAGCATCTTCATTTTCTCTTGGATTTTTATTATAATATCCATCAATATCAGTAAAAATTGCTAAAATATCTGCTTCAAAATAGTGTGTAACATAAGCAGCTAATTGATCATTATCTCCTATTAATTCATCAGTTGAGATTACATCATTCTCATTTATAATTGGTAAAATTCCATTTGAAAGAAGAGTTTCCATAACATTCTTTGCATTTTGTGATCTTTTTCTTGAATCAAAATCATCAGCTGTAAAAAGCATTTGAGCAATAGTTATATCATATTCTTCAAACATTTCTTGATAGCTTCTCATAAGTTTTGGTTGCCCTATTGCTGCTAAAGTTTGTTTATTCGACATAATCGACTTATCTAATTTTATAGTCGTATATCCACATCCAACAGCTCCTGAACTTACCAAGATAACTTGCATATCCTTCTCTTTTTTTAACTTTGCTATAAGTTCTACTAGATTTTTCATTCTATTTGTTGCTAAAGCGAAATCTTGAGTTAAAACAGCAGTTCCAACTTTAATAACTACTCTATTATGCATCTTCTTTCCCTTGCATATCATATAAAGCATAAGTCAATGACTTAATATTTATTTTTGTTAAAGATGAAATTGGTAATACAAAATATGGTTTTGTATGATCAAATTTATTATAAACTAAATCTTGAACATAATATGGCAAAGTTTCATCAAATTTAAACTCATTTTTAGATGAGTTTTCAAGATTTATAGCTTTTAAAAATTGTTTTATATCTTCTTCTAAGTTTTCACCATAATATCCATCAATTTTACTTAAAACTATTGCAAAATCTCTTCTACTTAAATCTTCTGAAAATTTTTGTAATTCACTCTTTAAAACACTGTATTGGTCAATCATTGTTCTATAATTTGAAACATCTATTACAAATAGAAGTGTTTTTGTTCTTTCAATATGTTTTAAAAACTCTAGTCCTAAACCTTTTCCTTCACTTGCATCATCAATTATTCCTGGAATATCAGCCATAACAAATGAACTATAATCACCAACATTTACAACTCCAAGCTTTGGAGTAAGTGTTGTAAATTCATAATTTGCAATTTCAGGACTTGCATTTGATGTTACAGAAATTAAAGTTGATTTACCAACATTTGGATAACCAACAAGTCCAACATCTGCAATTAATTTAAGTTCTAATCTTATATTTCTTGTAATTCCTGGAAGACCTGGTTGAAAATATGTAGGTGCTTGATTTCTTGAGTTTTTAAAGTGTACATTTCCCAATCCACCTTTCCCACCTTCAAGAAGAAGAACTTTCTCTCCAACTTCTACTAAATCATATAGTACTTCTTGTGTATCATCATCAATTACTTGTGTTCCTGGAGGTACGATTAACACCAAAGATTCAGCACTTTTACCTGTTTTTTGTCTTCCCATTCCTGGTTGACCTTTATCAGCTTTAAAAACTCTTTTACCT
This window harbors:
- the atpA gene encoding F0F1 ATP synthase subunit alpha — translated: MGAKIQADEISSIIKERIDNFELNVDVNETGKIISYADGIAQVYGLKNVMAGEMVEFENGEKGMASNLEESSVGIVVLGSGNGLREGTSCKRLGELLEVPVGEALVGRVVNALGEPIDGKGAIATTERRYVEEKAPGIMARKSVHEPLQTGIKAIDALVPIGRGQRELIIGDRQTGKTTVAIDTILNQKGENVICIYVAIGQKSSSVASVVRTLEEAGAMDYTIVVNASAADSSTLQFLAPYAGVTMGEFFRDNGKHALIIYDDLSKHAVAYREMSLILRRPPGREAYPGDVFYLHSRLLERAAKMSDEQGAGSMTALPIIETQAGDVAAYIPTNVISITDGQIFLETNLFNSGIRPAINVGLSVSRVGGAAQIKATKQVAGTLKLSLAQYRELEAFAQFASDLDEATRKELELGQRMVEVLKQGVNKPLVIEKQIVIIYAGTKGYLNDIAVKDVVRFENELHPFIEQKYSDILSAIKSSQKLDEGTETKLKAALEEFKTVFNAN
- a CDS encoding F0F1 ATP synthase subunit B family protein; amino-acid sequence: MLDISPILMLSSAIIFLIVLVILNSRLFKPLLNHMDMRSSQIKDDLEEAKSNSSDVDELLVEANEIISKAKREAAAIREQAYKEAKDSADVKLASERLNLDTKVAEFKNSLQDEAKALKSSLLSSMPQFNDSLKNKLNSI
- the atpD gene encoding F0F1 ATP synthase subunit beta; its protein translation is MKGKIIQVMGPVVDVEFDGYLPEINEAIDVTLADKNKDRLVLEVAAHIGDSRVRAIAMDMTEGLIRGQECVATGGPIKVPVGEAVLGRIFNVIGDPVDEGAAIPAETERWSIHRAAPSFEEQSTKTEMFETGIKVVDLLAPYSKGGKVGLFGGAGVGKTVIIMELIHNVAFKHSGYSVFAGVGERTREGNDLYHEMKDSNVLDKVALCYGQMSEPPGARNRIALTGLTMAEYFRDEKGLDVLMFIDNIFRFAQSGSEMSALLGRIPSAVGYQPTLASEMGKLQERITSTSKGSITSVQAVYVPADDLTDPAPASVFAHLDATTVLNRKIAEKGIYPAVDPLDSTSRILSADIIGQEHYSTARGVQSVLQKYKDLQDIIAILGMDELSESDKLVVARARKIERFLSQPFFVAEVFTGSPGKYVELKDTIEGFQGILDGKYDHVPEMAFYMVGGIDEVLAKAEKMK
- the obgE gene encoding GTPase ObgE; its protein translation is MFIDSAKFSVSSGKGGQGCASFRREKFIVQGGPDGGDGGKGGDVYFLVDNNTDTLSFYKGKRVFKADKGQPGMGRQKTGKSAESLVLIVPPGTQVIDDDTQEVLYDLVEVGEKVLLLEGGKGGLGNVHFKNSRNQAPTYFQPGLPGITRNIRLELKLIADVGLVGYPNVGKSTLISVTSNASPEIANYEFTTLTPKLGVVNVGDYSSFVMADIPGIIDDASEGKGLGLEFLKHIERTKTLLFVIDVSNYRTMIDQYSVLKSELQKFSEDLSRRDFAIVLSKIDGYYGENLEEDIKQFLKAINLENSSKNEFKFDETLPYYVQDLVYNKFDHTKPYFVLPISSLTKINIKSLTYALYDMQGKEDA
- a CDS encoding biotin--[acetyl-CoA-carboxylase] ligase → MKILRLKTVDSTQKYLKEYVEKNGFEEATCILANMQTDGVGSRGNSWSAVEGNLLFSFVVKREDLPEDLPLQSATIYFTTILKDILSKKSSKLFIKWPNDFYLENKKIGGAITSTTKDFLFCGIGLNLVKTSEEFGVLDIEVNIEDLLKEYFEIVEKKISWKQIFSIFQIEFRHSKEFQVNIDGKKHSLASAILNSDGSIQIEDKKVFSLR
- a CDS encoding F0F1 ATP synthase subunit B family protein, which codes for MYKAILIVALAMLPVAIFANDGAETNYDIVQRTVNFIIFASIIWYLLANRIKAFFVARTLGIQAELDKVQDTKKASEEKKLEAVKKSEDAKRISAEIIESAKADIDAIKQKVLVAVEAEIANLNKNFDEMMKVELSKVKKDVVASILDELLNSDTINLSQDELVDIVLKKVA
- a CDS encoding ParB/RepB/Spo0J family partition protein codes for the protein MALGRGLGELLGEVETAYGNSNSNKNVSNNDINKIKISLIKVNPNQPRKIFDEDKLKELSDSIKEHGLLQAIVVTKNDDETYTLIAGERRLRAHKMASIDEINAVIMNSDELKLRELALIENIQREDLNIIELAFCYAQLLNEHNITHEELSKKVSKSRTSITNTLRLLQLSSYVQQYLSSSKISAGHAKVMIGLDNEMQKTICDKIIEEDLSVRQCEKLIKDFKESKNKVKSNIVTKSYNTQTLESFLNILKEDKIKAKIDKNSIKITFNSQEDIDRIISYLNIQ
- a CDS encoding ParA family protein — protein: MTEIISIANQKGGVGKTTTAVNLSAALALDGKKVLLIDADPQANATTSLGFHRDTYEYNIYHVMLGTKELSEIILDSEIENLKVAPSNIGLVGIEKEFYKNTNERELVLKRKIDTVKDDYDYVIIDSPPALGPITINTLGASTSVLIPIQCEFFALEGLAQLLNTIKLVRQTINKNLEIKGFLPTMYSSQNNLSKQVFADLAQHFENKLFKVDDDSYIVIPRNIKLAESPSFGKPIMLYDISSIGTKAYENLAKAIIG
- the atpG gene encoding ATP synthase F1 subunit gamma, which encodes MANLKEIKIKIGSVKNTEKTTKAMKLVSSAKLTRTRQLSEQSRSYAVKINEVLSDIAARVSKVQEDGNLGRAFVQNENPKTVDIVFVTADKGLCGGFNMNTIKTVNKLISEYEAKGSKVRLRAAGRKGIDFFTFQGQTLEQKAIELSSAPSYEKASEFIKESVEDFKNELTDKVIIVYNGFLNMLTQEMRVRELLPISLEKVEITEATSMLNIEPDDDDEVLRELTDKYIDFNMYYALIDSLAAEHSARMQAMEAATKNAKEKVNSLTVEYNKARQAAITTELIEIISGVEALK
- the proB gene encoding glutamate 5-kinase, producing MHNRVVIKVGTAVLTQDFALATNRMKNLVELIAKLKKEKDMQVILVSSGAVGCGYTTIKLDKSIMSNKQTLAAIGQPKLMRSYQEMFEEYDITIAQMLFTADDFDSRKRSQNAKNVMETLLSNGILPIINENDVISTDELIGDNDQLAAYVTHYFEADILAIFTDIDGYYNKNPRENEDAKMFKIVNSISEEELDKKPSANSKFATGGIVTKLKAADFLMQNNIPMYLSSGFDLTNAYDFLFYGKHNSGTLFKK
- a CDS encoding AEC family transporter; this translates as MLDPVLPIAVFLLIGYLFKVFFQDNSKQLVDFIIYFSLPAIVFSKIYPLDLNLNILWLILMFNAIIFANLFLSYLIGKLLKLNRISLATFMIMATFGNTSFIGFSYIDAFYGQDFIVYGLIYDIFGSFLILVSVGMMIITWGSGRKNSINSIFKSIFLFPPVIMFFITILAKNFEIPKFILFTSENLASTLVPIAMIAIGMKLELKNIFSKFHIVTIAVILKMIFVPIVVLFIFNHFYNIDETWIKVTIIEVAMPPMTMAAVLAIKGGLDEKIAINSLVLGVIVSLFTITLFTNFLA
- a CDS encoding F0F1 ATP synthase subunit delta, with the protein product MKDLVAKRYVKALLEARDLKEISSFSKKLNSVAKAFSNDKFKSILASSEINEVAKVEFVLSIIENPEKSLENFIKLLGEKRRLEIIPFVATELENQIAKLNNNFIGVIYTNKELPTKSITSIEEQFSKKFDVKLSLSQNVCDYDGIKVDIDGLGVEISFSKDRLKTQLINHILKAV
- the fmt gene encoding methionyl-tRNA formyltransferase, whose translation is MKRIVFMGTPSYASKILEELLKNNDKYEVVGIFTQEDKPVGRKQILTPPHIKQYCLDNKLDIPILQPKKLKDNLVAYISIKELEPDFIIVAAYGQILPKEILAIAPCINLHASILPKYRGASPIQEGILNDDKYLGVTSMFMEEGLDCGDILGFSYLKNQKDLYVSEAFEKLSIIAANLTIITLDNYDKLSPIKQNSSKTSYCKKIKKDNGEVNFSCAKDLFLKYKAYSFWPQIFLSSGLKLKEIELIEENSQNIEGEILDINSDNIIVGCKKGSIKIKTLQAPSKNTISSVDYIKGQRLKIKDILK